In the Panulirus ornatus isolate Po-2019 chromosome 57, ASM3632096v1, whole genome shotgun sequence genome, one interval contains:
- the LOC139766258 gene encoding guanine nucleotide-binding protein subunit beta-like protein 1 isoform X2 — protein MKEGENLQKIAAGTQDGHILIWDLKTKCVVKEWLGNSCSSILWLHSHSPEELWTHGRHDRIKLWDISASSPKVKVQYPISDYLGFSQSHLTNVDNTKLLAIPGPNQEGVTIWDIDMKFKVCSLLPSDPTSCGSLMQVRWVKIETNVGLIVVYESGHISLWGWSNRKIISEAQVSENPICLTFDDKTQTGIIGTASEKVFLFHISNEFMVSVTKELHITNAGLSSCIIRPDGKLLVTGGWDSRIRIFSNQKHKPLAVLHYHKKTVESLAYSTSNVECFGSRFLLAAGSSDKSISLWNLFT, from the exons atgaaag AGGGAGAAAACCTGCAGAAGATTGCTGCTGGAACTCAAGATGGCCATATACTGATTTGGGATCTGAAG ACCAAATGTGTGGTTAAAGAGTGGTTAGGTAATTCCTGTTCATCAATTTTGTGGCTGCACAGTCATTCTCCAGAGGAACTTTGGACACATGGAAGGCATGACAGAATCAAACTTTGGGACATTAGTGCCTCTAGTCCAAAGGTCAAAGTGCAGTACCCCATCAGTGACTACCTTGGCTTTAGCCAGTCTCATCTTACAAATGTGGATAATACAAAGTTACTGGCCATACCTGGGCCTAACCAGGAAGGTGTTACTATTTGGGACATTGACATGAAGTTCAAAGTGTGTTCATTGTTGCCATCAGATCCTACAAGTTGTGGAAGCCTAATGCAAGTGAGATGGGTAAAAATTGAAACAAATGTTGGTCTTATTGTTGTGTATGAAAGTGGACACATTTCTCTATGGGGCTGGAGTAACAGGAAAATCATCAGTGAAGCTCAAGTTTCCGAAAATCCTATATGTTTAACATTTGATGATAAAACTCAAACAGGAATAATTGGCACCGCTTCAGAAAAAGTATTTCTATTTCACATTAGCAATGAATTTATGGTAAGTGTTACTAAAGAGTTACATATTACTAATGCTGGTCTGTCATCATGCATCATAAGACCAGATGGCAAGCTTCTTGTAACAGGTGGTTGGGACTCTCGTATCCGTATATTTTCTAACCAAAAACATAAGCCATTAGCAGTTCTGCATTACCACAAGAAAACAGTAGAAAGTCTGGCTTATTCTACCAGTAATGTTGAATGCTTTGGTTCAAGATTTCTCCTTGCAGCTGGCTCATCAGACAAGAGTATTTCTCTCTGGAACTTATTcacttaa
- the LOC139766258 gene encoding guanine nucleotide-binding protein subunit beta-like protein 1 isoform X1: MSSPAPDPVFVLRGARSPVMSVAFLHPPEGENLQKIAAGTQDGHILIWDLKTKCVVKEWLGNSCSSILWLHSHSPEELWTHGRHDRIKLWDISASSPKVKVQYPISDYLGFSQSHLTNVDNTKLLAIPGPNQEGVTIWDIDMKFKVCSLLPSDPTSCGSLMQVRWVKIETNVGLIVVYESGHISLWGWSNRKIISEAQVSENPICLTFDDKTQTGIIGTASEKVFLFHISNEFMVSVTKELHITNAGLSSCIIRPDGKLLVTGGWDSRIRIFSNQKHKPLAVLHYHKKTVESLAYSTSNVECFGSRFLLAAGSSDKSISLWNLFT, from the exons ATGAGTAGTCCTGCCCCAGATCCAGTCTTTGTTTTACGAGGTGCCAGATCTCCTGTAATGTCAGTTGCATTCCTCCATCCACCAGAGGGAGAAAACCTGCAGAAGATTGCTGCTGGAACTCAAGATGGCCATATACTGATTTGGGATCTGAAG ACCAAATGTGTGGTTAAAGAGTGGTTAGGTAATTCCTGTTCATCAATTTTGTGGCTGCACAGTCATTCTCCAGAGGAACTTTGGACACATGGAAGGCATGACAGAATCAAACTTTGGGACATTAGTGCCTCTAGTCCAAAGGTCAAAGTGCAGTACCCCATCAGTGACTACCTTGGCTTTAGCCAGTCTCATCTTACAAATGTGGATAATACAAAGTTACTGGCCATACCTGGGCCTAACCAGGAAGGTGTTACTATTTGGGACATTGACATGAAGTTCAAAGTGTGTTCATTGTTGCCATCAGATCCTACAAGTTGTGGAAGCCTAATGCAAGTGAGATGGGTAAAAATTGAAACAAATGTTGGTCTTATTGTTGTGTATGAAAGTGGACACATTTCTCTATGGGGCTGGAGTAACAGGAAAATCATCAGTGAAGCTCAAGTTTCCGAAAATCCTATATGTTTAACATTTGATGATAAAACTCAAACAGGAATAATTGGCACCGCTTCAGAAAAAGTATTTCTATTTCACATTAGCAATGAATTTATGGTAAGTGTTACTAAAGAGTTACATATTACTAATGCTGGTCTGTCATCATGCATCATAAGACCAGATGGCAAGCTTCTTGTAACAGGTGGTTGGGACTCTCGTATCCGTATATTTTCTAACCAAAAACATAAGCCATTAGCAGTTCTGCATTACCACAAGAAAACAGTAGAAAGTCTGGCTTATTCTACCAGTAATGTTGAATGCTTTGGTTCAAGATTTCTCCTTGCAGCTGGCTCATCAGACAAGAGTATTTCTCTCTGGAACTTATTcacttaa
- the LOC139766256 gene encoding serine/threonine-protein phosphatase 2A regulatory subunit B'' subunit gamma-like: MDLKSLLQNHLDKREKETASQYNTKEDSGFNCEISEEENVDKLFEKYYCEWKGINRESTANRSGTGYSLLPVIPKFYHKLPPEDDQLLQKLREESRAVFLQRRSRELLDNDELKNLWMLLDEHGDEEQMINYEDFLKVAEQAGPKCKQYFQPSTFCKLLQNEPYGRISVMNFFNYVMRKVWLHQTRIGLSLYDVTGQGYLRESDLENYILELIPTLPQLDGLEKSFHSFYVCTAVRKFFFFLDPMRTGQIKIQDILTCSFLDDLLELRDEELPKDQLQNNWFSAPSALRVYGVYLNLDKDHNGMLSKEELTRYGMGTLTPVFIDRVFQECLTYDGEMDYKTYLDFVLALENQKEPQALHYFFRILDIDGRGYLNVFTLNYFFRSIQEQMRKHNQEPVNFEDVKDEIFDMVKPADPCKITLQDLINCGQGDVVSSILIDLNGFWTYENREVLVADSNEETAQV; encoded by the coding sequence atggatttaaaaTCACTACTTCAAAATCATTTGGATAAGCGAGAAAAGGAAACTGCAAGTCAGTATAATACAAAGGAAGATTCTGGCTTCAATTGTGAAATTAGTGAGGAAGAAAATGTAGATAAATTATTTGAAAAATACTATTGTGAGTGGAAGGGTATTAATAGGGAGTCAACAGCCAACAGAAGCGGCACTGGATATTCTTTACTTCCAGTAATTCCAAAATTTTACCACAAACTTCCACCTGAAGATGATCAGCTGTTACAGAAGTTGCGTGAGGAATCACGGGCTGTGTTTCTTCAGAGGAGAAGTAGAGAGCTCTTAGATAATGATGAGCTGAAGAATCTGTGGATGCTGCTAGATGAACATGGTGATGAAGAACAAATGATAAATTATGAAGACTTTTTAAAGGTAGCAGAGCAAGCAGGACCAAAATGTAAACAGTATTTCCAGCCATCTACTTTTTGCAAGTTACTGCAGAATGAGCCTTATGGTCGTATTTCTGTAATGAATTTCTTCAATTATGTGATGCGAAAGGTGTGGTTGCACCAAACACGAATTGGTTTATCACTATATGATGTGACTGGTCAAGGTTATCTTAGGGAGTCAGATCTAGAGAACTATATTCTTGAGTTGATTCCTACATTACCTCAGTTAGATGGCCTTGAAAAGTCTTTCCACTCATTTTATGTATGTACAGCTGTgagaaagtttttctttttcttggatcCAATGCGTACTGGACAGATCAAGATACAAGATATTTTAACATGCAGTTTTCTTGATGATTTATTGGAGCTCCGTGATGAAGAGTTACCCAAAGATCAGCTGCAAAATAATTGGTTTTCGGCTCCTTCAGCTCTTAGAGTGTATGGTGTGTATTTAAACTTGGATAAAGATCATAATGGGATGCTTTCTAAAGAAGAACTTACTCGCTATGGTATGGGAACCCTGACTCCTGTGTTCATAGATCGAGTCTTCCAAGAGTGTTTGACTTATGATGGTGAGATGGATTACAAAACTTATCTGGACTTTGTATTGGCTCTAGAGAATCAGAAAGAACCTCAAGCTTTGCACTATTTTTTCAGAATTCTTGATATTGATGGTCGAGGATACTTGAATGTGTTCACACTAAACTATTTCTTTCGATCTATTCAAGAGCAGATGCGAAAGCataatcaagaaccagtgaattttgaggatgtgaaagatGAGATTTTTGATATGGTAAAACCAGCAGATCCCTGCAAAATCACACTACAAGATCTCATAAACTGTGGTCAAGGTGATGTTGTCAGTAGCATTCTTATTGATCTCAATGGATTTTGGACATACGAAAATCGAGAAGTTCTTGTGGCAGACAGTAATGAAGAAACAGCCCAAGTTTAA